In Pelosinus sp. UFO1, one genomic interval encodes:
- a CDS encoding sodium:solute symporter gives MSNETVSLLIIFLFIITATIIGLIPGMNKKMNLEEWAVGGRNFGRWLNWFILAGEIYTAFAFLGASGWAYSRGGPTFYILGYGALAYIVGYYLLPTISPIGRKHGLMTQPDLIEHLYDSKNLSLLTAIIGVAFLLPYLQLQLTGLGLIIETCSYGQLTRIPAMLIAFILVASFVYLSGLKGVASTAVLKDILLMIAVVFFGLYLPIHYFGSLGGMFEALEIAKPGFLALPGGTKNFDVSWVMSTLVVTSLGFYMWPHFTTNSFSARNPDVLRHNAIYLPLYQICLLFPMLVGFAALLLLESPLKTPDMAFMTIVQKLFPGWTLGLVGGAGALACMIPAADLLLSTSMLFTRNIYSKIIGKNTSPNNLINVARITLLALTTIALCLAIFLPNMLVNLLLTGYSGVTQFFPMIVLGLYWKKATRLGAYSGLIIGEILVFTLILGKMDPLPFAGMNLNAGFVALLANSIVFVLVSLVTYTPIKTKSEVNL, from the coding sequence ATGAGTAATGAAACAGTTTCACTTTTAATTATATTTTTGTTTATTATTACAGCAACAATTATTGGCTTAATTCCCGGCATGAATAAAAAGATGAATCTTGAAGAATGGGCCGTTGGCGGACGTAATTTTGGCAGATGGCTAAACTGGTTTATCTTAGCAGGTGAAATTTATACTGCCTTTGCTTTTTTAGGTGCCAGTGGCTGGGCCTATTCTCGTGGAGGCCCAACTTTTTACATATTAGGTTATGGTGCCTTAGCCTATATTGTCGGGTACTATCTGTTACCTACCATTTCGCCCATTGGTCGCAAACATGGTCTAATGACACAACCTGATCTAATTGAGCATTTATATGACAGTAAAAACTTAAGCTTACTGACTGCAATCATTGGCGTTGCCTTTTTGCTTCCCTACTTACAACTACAATTAACTGGTCTTGGGCTCATTATCGAAACTTGCTCTTATGGGCAACTTACTCGAATTCCTGCTATGTTAATTGCTTTTATTTTGGTTGCCTCCTTTGTTTATTTAAGTGGCTTAAAAGGTGTCGCTTCTACTGCGGTGCTGAAAGATATATTATTAATGATTGCTGTTGTCTTCTTTGGCCTTTACCTCCCCATCCACTACTTTGGCAGCTTAGGTGGCATGTTTGAAGCCCTCGAAATTGCTAAACCAGGTTTTCTTGCCTTACCGGGGGGAACCAAAAACTTTGATGTAAGTTGGGTAATGTCTACCTTAGTCGTAACAAGTCTAGGATTTTATATGTGGCCTCATTTCACTACCAATAGTTTCAGCGCCCGCAATCCTGATGTACTCCGCCATAACGCGATTTACTTACCCTTATACCAGATTTGTTTGCTCTTTCCAATGCTAGTAGGTTTTGCTGCTCTGCTACTACTCGAATCACCTTTGAAAACGCCTGATATGGCCTTCATGACCATAGTACAAAAACTTTTTCCCGGCTGGACGTTAGGCCTTGTTGGCGGTGCAGGTGCCTTGGCTTGTATGATTCCAGCTGCCGATTTACTTTTGTCCACCTCAATGCTCTTTACCCGCAATATTTACAGCAAAATCATTGGAAAGAATACGTCCCCGAATAACCTAATCAATGTTGCAAGAATTACATTACTAGCACTTACTACCATTGCTCTTTGTTTGGCTATTTTTCTTCCCAATATGCTTGTTAACTTACTCCTTACAGGGTACTCAGGTGTTACACAATTCTTTCCTATGATTGTGCTAGGGCTTTATTGGAAAAAAGCCACAAGGCTCGGAGCATATTCAGGATTGATAATCGGGGAAATTCTCGTATTCACTTTGATTCTAGGAAAAATGGATCCTTTGCCCTTCGCTGGTATGAATTTAAACGCAGGTTTTGTAGCTTTGCTTGCTAATTCAATTGTTTTTGTTCTGGTAAGCTTAGTTACCTATACTCCTATAAAAACAAAAAGCGAGGTTAATCTATAA
- a CDS encoding M20 family metallopeptidase: MTTIGVIAQKHHKSVIELRRYLHRFPELSNQEFNTQKHIMQELTAIGLACHSIAKTGVIAELEGGKPGKTIAIRADMDALEIVDECGKSYQSQNHGVCHACGHDGHVAMLIGVAKILVEIKEEIAGKIRFLFQPSEEHFPGGAKFMIEEGALDGVDAIIGAHLWEPMKVGTIGITFDRLMASPDEFTIKIKGRGGHGSMPQQTVDALLVGAQLTVALQTIVSRNVDPLEQAVVSLGYFRAGETFNIIPDTAVIKGTVRSFEPSIRSLIFERIEQITKGICEANNASYEFEKVLGFPALINHPEYSKVIGEAGVTVLGKENVLTINPVMGGEDFSYYLEKVPGAFFFVGVGNVEKGIIYPQHHPKYDIDEDALCYGMEIMATAALALAHK, from the coding sequence ATGACAACTATCGGAGTTATTGCACAGAAACACCATAAATCGGTTATAGAGCTCAGAAGATATCTCCATAGATTTCCTGAGCTTAGTAATCAAGAGTTTAATACTCAGAAGCATATAATGCAAGAGTTAACAGCGATTGGCCTTGCGTGTCATTCCATTGCTAAAACAGGAGTAATTGCCGAGCTTGAAGGCGGTAAGCCTGGTAAAACCATTGCTATTAGAGCGGATATGGATGCTCTAGAGATAGTTGATGAATGTGGTAAGTCTTATCAATCTCAAAACCATGGTGTATGTCACGCCTGTGGGCATGATGGGCACGTAGCCATGTTGATTGGTGTTGCCAAGATCTTGGTCGAAATAAAAGAAGAAATTGCGGGAAAAATTCGTTTTTTATTTCAACCAAGTGAGGAACACTTTCCTGGTGGAGCAAAATTTATGATTGAGGAAGGCGCCTTAGATGGAGTCGATGCTATTATTGGTGCTCATCTTTGGGAACCTATGAAGGTAGGTACGATTGGTATTACTTTTGACCGGCTTATGGCTTCGCCGGATGAGTTTACTATTAAGATCAAAGGGCGAGGCGGGCATGGGTCTATGCCTCAACAAACTGTAGATGCATTATTAGTTGGCGCACAATTAACAGTGGCTTTACAGACAATTGTCAGTCGTAATGTAGATCCTCTGGAACAAGCTGTAGTTTCATTAGGCTATTTTAGAGCTGGAGAAACTTTCAATATTATACCGGACACAGCCGTGATCAAAGGAACTGTTCGGTCTTTTGAACCATCAATTCGTTCGCTTATTTTTGAAAGAATTGAGCAAATTACCAAAGGAATTTGTGAGGCCAATAATGCTTCCTATGAATTTGAAAAAGTATTAGGCTTCCCTGCTTTGATTAATCATCCTGAATATTCGAAAGTGATTGGTGAGGCAGGCGTCACAGTTCTTGGCAAAGAAAATGTTCTAACCATTAATCCGGTCATGGGTGGGGAAGATTTTTCTTATTACTTAGAAAAAGTACCTGGAGCGTTCTTCTTTGTTGGTGTAGGTAATGTTGAAAAAGGGATCATTTATCCGCAACATCATCCTAAATATGATATAGATGAAGATGCTTTATGTTATGGTATGGAAATTATGGCGACTGCTGCCCTTGCACTGGCTCATAAATAA
- a CDS encoding SDR family oxidoreductase produces MSQQQSSQGTSFPPQHQNQQPGIESQMKPLPIFMDANYRASGKLENKVAIISGGDSGIGRAVALAFAKEGANVTITYLNEHDDAAETKKLIEQMNKSCLTIAGDIGDERFCQQVVADTVSKFGQLDILVNNAAEQHVQTSLQNISAAQLEKTFRTNIFSYFFLSKAALSHLKKGSVIINTASVTAYKGNEQLIDYSATKGAIVAFTRSLSLSLIPQGIRVNGVAPGPIWTPLIPASFPDPDITTFGQDTPMKRAGQPVEVAPCYVFLASQDSVYMSGQILHVNGGTIVNG; encoded by the coding sequence ATGAGCCAACAACAGAGTTCTCAGGGAACATCCTTCCCACCGCAACATCAAAACCAGCAACCTGGAATTGAATCACAAATGAAGCCACTGCCAATTTTTATGGATGCTAACTACCGGGCAAGTGGTAAACTGGAAAATAAGGTAGCCATAATTAGCGGCGGGGATAGCGGCATTGGTCGAGCTGTGGCTTTAGCTTTTGCTAAAGAAGGAGCTAATGTGACAATCACCTACCTTAATGAACATGATGACGCTGCAGAAACAAAAAAACTGATTGAACAAATGAACAAGAGCTGTTTAACCATTGCTGGAGACATTGGCGATGAACGATTTTGCCAACAAGTAGTGGCAGATACAGTAAGTAAATTTGGTCAATTAGATATCCTCGTAAACAATGCTGCTGAACAACATGTACAAACAAGTCTTCAAAACATCTCCGCCGCACAATTAGAAAAAACCTTTCGTACCAATATCTTCTCCTATTTTTTCCTTAGCAAAGCAGCCTTATCTCATCTAAAAAAGGGCAGTGTCATTATTAATACCGCCTCAGTTACTGCCTACAAAGGAAATGAACAGCTTATTGATTATTCCGCAACAAAAGGTGCTATCGTTGCCTTCACTCGTTCTTTGTCTCTTTCCTTAATCCCACAAGGCATTCGTGTTAATGGTGTTGCACCTGGACCGATTTGGACACCACTCATTCCAGCCTCATTTCCCGATCCAGATATAACCACGTTCGGTCAGGATACCCCCATGAAACGGGCTGGTCAACCGGTGGAAGTGGCTCCATGTTACGTATTTTTGGCCTCACAAGATTCTGTCTATATGTCCGGGCAAATCCTTCATGTCAATGGCGGTACTATCGTAAATGGGTAG
- a CDS encoding DoxX family protein, with the protein MKELIRSLNQRFFSFMDLGLLIFRLGMGSMFMWHGFPKITGGVEKWAGLGKSMEVLGITFAPAVWGFMSGFAEFFGGLFLAIGFLYRPMCLLLISNMLIAFSTQMLEGKGMLKAAQSLEDGFSFLGAFFVGPGKYSVDEYLGLQSSKQKGYSGF; encoded by the coding sequence ATGAAAGAATTAATTAGAAGTCTAAATCAGCGGTTTTTTTCTTTTATGGATTTAGGCTTATTAATTTTTCGTTTAGGAATGGGTAGTATGTTTATGTGGCACGGATTTCCCAAAATTACTGGTGGCGTTGAAAAATGGGCGGGATTGGGAAAATCTATGGAGGTCCTCGGTATTACCTTTGCCCCAGCGGTGTGGGGGTTTATGTCTGGTTTCGCAGAGTTCTTTGGCGGTTTATTTCTTGCTATCGGTTTTCTTTACCGCCCCATGTGCTTGCTATTAATTAGTAATATGCTAATTGCATTTTCCACCCAAATGTTAGAAGGGAAGGGTATGCTGAAGGCGGCCCAATCACTGGAAGATGGTTTTAGTTTCTTAGGAGCATTTTTTGTTGGTCCTGGTAAATATAGTGTTGATGAATACTTGGGCTTGCAGTCATCTAAGCAGAAGGGATATTCTGGATTTTAA
- a CDS encoding DUF421 domain-containing protein has translation MFEPLNIALRVILALIFFFAATKFLTKRGLSTPTYFDYIAAALLGTIAGNLAFNVNIHILNFILSLILTTFIIVLVSYLSFHYRPLRNFLAGEPTILIEKGKILENNMTKLNYSYDYLNQHLRQEKVFDISQVEFAILEPSGKLSVQLKSQNRPLTPQDLHMSTKYEGLATELILDGKVIEHNLQHKGLNKEWINRKLKEKGIENVQEVAFAALATNGNLYVDLYRDWR, from the coding sequence TTGTTTGAACCGTTGAACATTGCATTGCGAGTAATTTTAGCTCTGATATTCTTTTTTGCCGCCACTAAATTTTTAACTAAAAGAGGCCTATCCACGCCAACTTATTTTGACTATATTGCTGCCGCTCTTCTTGGAACCATAGCCGGGAATTTGGCTTTTAACGTAAATATCCATATCTTAAATTTTATTCTTTCTTTAATCCTCACGACATTTATTATCGTTTTAGTATCTTACCTCTCTTTTCACTACAGACCACTTCGTAATTTTTTAGCTGGAGAACCGACCATCTTAATCGAAAAAGGGAAAATATTAGAAAATAATATGACAAAGTTAAACTATTCATATGATTACCTAAATCAGCATCTTAGGCAGGAAAAGGTTTTTGATATATCCCAAGTCGAATTTGCTATTTTAGAGCCAAGTGGCAAATTAAGCGTCCAGTTAAAATCTCAAAACCGGCCATTAACGCCGCAGGATCTTCATATGTCAACTAAATATGAGGGACTTGCTACTGAGTTAATTCTAGATGGCAAAGTCATAGAGCATAACCTTCAGCATAAAGGTTTAAACAAAGAATGGATCAATAGAAAACTTAAAGAAAAAGGAATTGAAAACGTTCAAGAAGTCGCGTTTGCTGCCTTAGCGACCAATGGTAACCTATATGTTGATTTATATCGAGATTGGCGCTAG
- a CDS encoding tartrate dehydrogenase, whose protein sequence is MKIYKIAVIAGDGIGPEVLAEGIKVLKTVAQLAGDFNFEFTYFPWGCEYYLKHGKMMDEDGLDTLKAFDAIYLGAVGYPGVPDHISLCDLLLKIRKGFDQYVNLRPIQLLEGAPCPLKDSRRDQIDMLVVRENSEGEYAGAGEWLFRGQPEEVVLQTGVFSRKGTERIIRYAYEIARKTKKTLTSISKGNALVYSMVFWDQVFAEVGREYPDVVTHSYLVDAACMFFVKEPERFQIVVTSNLFGDIITDLGAAIAGGMGLAAGANINPEGKHPSMFEPIHGSAPDIAGKGIANPLASIWSVSQMLDFFGQEEWGKVVLQAIEQVMVQKKSLTPDMGGTANTQEVGNEVVSILSKLCG, encoded by the coding sequence ATGAAAATATATAAAATAGCTGTAATTGCAGGCGATGGAATTGGACCTGAAGTATTAGCAGAAGGCATAAAAGTTTTAAAAACAGTGGCACAGCTGGCTGGAGATTTTAACTTTGAGTTTACATACTTTCCTTGGGGCTGTGAGTATTATTTAAAACATGGAAAAATGATGGATGAAGACGGTTTAGATACTTTAAAAGCTTTTGATGCGATTTATTTAGGGGCGGTAGGTTATCCAGGAGTGCCTGATCACATATCTCTTTGTGATTTATTACTTAAAATTCGTAAAGGCTTTGACCAATACGTAAATCTACGCCCCATTCAACTATTAGAAGGGGCACCTTGTCCATTAAAAGATAGCAGACGTGATCAAATTGATATGCTGGTGGTTCGGGAAAATAGCGAAGGAGAATATGCGGGAGCTGGAGAGTGGTTATTTCGAGGTCAGCCTGAGGAAGTGGTTTTACAGACAGGAGTTTTTTCTCGCAAAGGTACCGAGCGTATTATTCGTTATGCTTATGAAATCGCTCGCAAAACAAAAAAAACATTAACAAGCATCAGTAAAGGAAATGCGTTAGTGTATTCTATGGTATTTTGGGATCAAGTATTTGCCGAGGTAGGGCGTGAATATCCAGACGTTGTCACTCACTCTTATTTGGTAGATGCAGCATGTATGTTTTTTGTAAAAGAACCCGAGCGATTTCAAATTGTGGTTACTTCCAACTTGTTTGGCGACATAATTACAGATTTAGGTGCTGCTATAGCCGGAGGGATGGGTTTAGCTGCAGGTGCTAATATTAATCCAGAAGGTAAGCATCCTTCTATGTTTGAACCGATTCACGGGTCTGCACCAGATATTGCTGGGAAAGGAATTGCTAATCCCTTGGCTTCAATTTGGTCAGTAAGCCAAATGCTTGATTTCTTTGGTCAAGAAGAATGGGGAAAGGTAGTCCTACAGGCGATTGAGCAGGTCATGGTACAAAAAAAATCTCTTACTCCAGATATGGGCGGGACAGCCAATACTCAAGAAGTTGGCAATGAAGTTGTGTCCATACTATCCAAGTTATGCGGGTAA
- a CDS encoding DUF3311 domain-containing protein produces MNTIKIILTILPFVWTIGMVPFANKVFPIVLGLPFLAFWFVTGIFLAFLCLQAIYFIDSRHRQDS; encoded by the coding sequence ATGAATACCATAAAAATAATCCTAACCATTCTTCCCTTTGTTTGGACAATTGGTATGGTCCCCTTTGCAAACAAGGTTTTTCCGATTGTGCTAGGATTACCCTTTTTAGCTTTTTGGTTTGTCACTGGGATTTTCCTTGCTTTTCTTTGCTTACAGGCTATTTATTTCATCGATTCAAGACATAGACAAGACTCTTAA
- a CDS encoding bacteriohemerythrin encodes MVTWEDNYAIGVEAIDEQHKELFQISNRIYDLLKNDLITDKYDSIIEIIEELKNYTIYHFEAEEEYMKNIGYKKLLSQKVAHNDFLEKMEGIDLEQIDNGHNEYLLGILDFVCEWLVEHIIKEDRLIVG; translated from the coding sequence ATGGTAACATGGGAAGATAATTATGCTATAGGAGTAGAAGCGATTGATGAACAACACAAAGAACTATTCCAGATATCAAATCGGATTTATGATCTTTTAAAAAATGATCTCATAACGGATAAATATGATTCGATCATTGAAATCATTGAAGAACTAAAAAATTATACAATCTATCATTTTGAGGCTGAAGAAGAATATATGAAAAATATTGGGTACAAAAAGCTTCTCTCGCAGAAGGTTGCACATAATGATTTTTTAGAAAAAATGGAAGGCATTGACTTAGAGCAAATTGATAATGGACATAATGAATACTTGCTGGGTATTTTGGATTTTGTCTGTGAATGGCTTGTTGAACATATTATAAAAGAAGATAGATTGATTGTGGGATAA
- a CDS encoding zinc dependent phospholipase C family protein, producing the protein MPKDITHWALATTARKNVHFKRIKYVIDENYASFLGGAVAYDIPYYSPANSSLILAKKADELHGVKTCRVWEPIINLLQNYSLDEDGDIPDFLLSFILGCISHIIIDSHYHPLIYYFTGNCYDKDIHKRNKAIVEHRQFESHLDLYYLRKLNYTGPTSAKYIISQLQGPMIAEVLSLLYFSNDVDKRIEMTQDCLNAYIKTQGLLNNKIMKYLLKFIGIVSVEMRKRSALCYPKTIYPAYYQLFENNSQYRHPTSGELIQASFDTIYDKCIADIVSSFSKFDCCRTRNEYIETIRSFSAVSLETGKECTSPSLMRYFFKNCSS; encoded by the coding sequence ATGCCAAAAGACATAACCCACTGGGCGCTTGCAACGACAGCAAGAAAAAACGTGCACTTTAAACGTATCAAATACGTAATCGATGAGAACTACGCCTCATTTTTAGGGGGAGCAGTTGCCTATGATATTCCGTACTATTCTCCTGCTAATTCTTCTCTCATTCTGGCGAAAAAGGCTGATGAACTCCACGGGGTAAAAACATGCAGAGTATGGGAACCTATAATAAATTTACTCCAGAACTATTCGTTGGACGAAGATGGTGACATTCCTGACTTTCTTCTTTCTTTTATCCTAGGGTGCATTAGCCATATTATTATTGATAGTCACTACCATCCTCTTATTTATTACTTTACAGGAAATTGTTATGACAAAGATATCCATAAAAGAAACAAAGCGATAGTTGAGCATCGGCAATTCGAGTCTCATTTAGACTTGTATTATCTAAGAAAACTTAACTACACTGGACCTACCAGCGCAAAATATATAATCAGTCAGTTACAAGGTCCAATGATAGCTGAAGTTTTATCGTTATTATATTTCAGTAATGATGTTGATAAGAGAATCGAAATGACGCAGGACTGCTTAAATGCCTATATAAAGACCCAAGGGTTATTGAATAATAAGATTATGAAGTATTTGTTGAAGTTTATAGGTATCGTAAGTGTGGAAATGAGGAAACGTAGTGCATTGTGTTATCCTAAGACAATTTATCCGGCATACTATCAACTGTTTGAGAATAACAGTCAGTATCGACATCCTACGTCTGGGGAATTAATCCAAGCCTCTTTTGATACGATTTACGACAAGTGTATCGCTGATATAGTATCCAGTTTTTCCAAGTTCGACTGCTGCAGGACTCGCAATGAATATATTGAAACCATCCGTAGCTTTTCTGCAGTATCGTTAGAGACTGGAAAGGAGTGTACAAGTCCTTCGTTAATGAGATACTTTTTCAAAAATTGCTCCAGCTAG
- a CDS encoding aminotransferase class V-fold PLP-dependent enzyme encodes MEIHSPFRNLVVGVDRKLPLANGKYVTGINFDNAATTPPLHSVMDELGDFAPWYSSIHRGAGYKSILSSDVYEEGRDVIKKFVNADHTRDVVIYTKNTTEAINLLSYILEQKDDKQVILSTDMEHLANDLPWRDKFLIDYVSIDEFGKLSLEDLEMKLVHYGGRIKLVTVTGASNVTGYKNPIYKIAKLAHEHGAKILVDGAQLAPHCPIDMKDYDSLEHLDYLVFSAHKMYAPFGIGVLIGPKETFEGEEPYCKGGGAVKLVSHQFIAWDTPPHKEEAGTPNVMGVVALLAAIKTLSSIGMHVIDNYEQTLIHYAIAGLTSIPDIKLYCCAGNKEDRLGIIAFDLPGIHHELLANILSHEAGIAVRNGLFCAHPYIEKLLGITNQKLSDMQKNPNVPCPGLVRMSLGLYNNSNEVDMLIDLLHQISKNKNAYIQKY; translated from the coding sequence ATGGAAATACACTCGCCTTTTAGAAATCTAGTTGTCGGAGTGGATCGCAAACTGCCTTTAGCAAATGGTAAATATGTAACAGGGATTAATTTTGATAATGCAGCTACAACTCCACCCCTTCATTCCGTCATGGACGAACTTGGAGATTTTGCTCCTTGGTATTCATCAATTCACCGTGGTGCGGGGTATAAATCAATACTTTCGTCAGATGTGTATGAAGAAGGAAGAGACGTTATAAAGAAATTTGTCAATGCAGACCACACCCGAGATGTCGTCATTTATACGAAAAATACAACAGAAGCAATAAATTTACTATCTTATATTCTAGAGCAAAAAGACGATAAACAAGTTATTCTTTCTACAGATATGGAACATTTAGCAAATGATTTACCATGGAGAGATAAGTTTTTAATTGATTATGTGTCTATTGATGAATTTGGAAAGCTCTCCCTAGAAGACTTAGAGATGAAATTAGTACATTATGGCGGAAGGATAAAATTAGTTACAGTAACTGGTGCCTCAAATGTAACTGGTTACAAGAACCCTATCTACAAAATTGCAAAACTTGCTCATGAGCACGGAGCAAAAATTCTTGTAGATGGAGCCCAATTGGCTCCCCACTGTCCTATTGATATGAAGGACTATGATTCTTTAGAGCATCTCGACTATCTCGTTTTTTCTGCTCATAAAATGTATGCTCCTTTTGGTATAGGAGTCCTTATCGGACCAAAAGAAACCTTTGAAGGGGAGGAACCCTACTGTAAGGGAGGAGGTGCAGTGAAATTAGTCTCCCATCAATTTATAGCATGGGATACCCCTCCCCACAAAGAAGAAGCCGGTACCCCTAATGTTATGGGAGTTGTGGCTTTGTTAGCTGCCATAAAAACATTAAGTTCTATTGGCATGCACGTTATTGATAACTATGAACAAACTTTAATTCATTATGCTATCGCTGGATTAACATCGATTCCCGATATAAAATTATATTGCTGTGCTGGAAACAAAGAAGATCGCCTAGGCATTATAGCCTTTGACCTTCCTGGTATCCATCACGAATTATTAGCAAACATTTTATCCCATGAGGCTGGAATTGCCGTACGGAATGGTCTATTCTGCGCTCATCCCTATATAGAAAAGCTTTTAGGAATAACAAATCAAAAGCTTTCTGACATGCAAAAAAATCCTAACGTCCCTTGTCCTGGCTTAGTTAGAATGAGTTTAGGATTATATAATAATAGTAACGAAGTTGATATGTTAATTGATTTATTACACCAAATTAGCAAAAATAAAAATGCGTATATACAAAAATATTAG